The Leptospira selangorensis genome segment ATCGGATTCGCATGTATCCATTTTAAAATGGTGCTTAGAATAGGGAACTCTCTTAAGAACCAAACCACCAAGTATAAAAATACGAATCCTAGATTTAACTTGATTGCTTGGAGTGCGTGAAACTTGCAAATTTCCTGTTTTTTTCTAAAAAACCAAGGAATGACCCATCCTAAAAAAGGAATATAAGAAATAGCGGCGAATAAATTGGGATATTCATCCCCTTCTAATAATCGCTTGGTCTCTTCCAGGAATTCCCGGGTGTTGAATCTCTGGTCAGACATCTTCTTATTTCTTGGGGTCAGCGTGAGAGTTTGGAACTTTCGGAGACGCAGGGATTCGAACCCTGGGTACAGGTTACCCCATACGACAGTTTAGCAAACTGCTCCTTTCAGCCACTCAGGCACATCTCCAGCAGTGTTCCAACGGAGAAGGTAGGATTCGAACCCACGGTGGGAGTTACCCACGACGGTTTTCAAGACCGCTGCCTTAAACCACTCGGCCACTTCTCCGGTTAAGGATTACTTTACTGACAAGATGGGGGACCCTGTCAAGGTGATTTACCTATGAGTACGGAAAAGAACCGTAGAGAAATTTCAGGATTGGTCGTGGAGAAATGGGCGAATCTTGGTACTTGTATTTCTCATGCGGAGAATAAAACCGTTTTTGTAAAAGGTGCTGTTCCGGGAGAAACAGTTCGGATCAGAACTGATAAAGAAAATTCTAAACTGATTTGGGGAACCGTTGTATCTGCGGAAAAAATTTCTGCTCTTCGGATCGAGTCCGATTGTTCGGCGTTTCCGGAATGTGGGGGTTGTTCTTATCGCCATATTCCGTATGAGGAAGAACTTCGGATCAAAAAATCTCTTTTGAATGATTCATTTTTATATGTTTCTAAATTGGATCCTTCTCAAATTCCTGAAATTACAATTTTAAGCGGACCTTCTAACTCTTATCGCAACACAGCACAGATCAAAATTGAATTCAAAAAAGGAAAAACAAACGCAGGTTTCTATAAGGAGAATTCCAACTCATTGGTTTCATTTCCTAAAGAAGGTTGTAAACATCTTCCTTCTGAGATGAACGAGTATGTTCGAAAAAATTTAGGAAATAAGAAAACGTTTTCTAGAAAGGGAGATTGGAGGCTTCGCTATTCTTCGGGAGAAATTTTAGAATATGATAAAAAAGAAGTGAAGATAGGCCCTTATCTTCCTGAAAAAATAGAATGGTCGATTCCGGCAGAAGGTTTTACCCAAGTGAATCGTTTTCTTTTGGAAGAATGGATGCTCAAGATCCGATCTTGGATCCCGAAAAATTGCGGATCTGTATTAGAATTTTATTCAGGAGCTGGGCTTATCAGCTTGGCGATCGGTCATTTAGTGAGCCGTCTTTCCGGTTACGAGTTGTCCAACTCTTCTGTCCAAGCTGCTGAGAAAAATGCGAAGATACTAGGATATTCTCACTTGGAATTCCATACATTGGATCTGAATTCTGCTCTTCCTAAAAAACTGGGTTCTTTTGATGCACAACTGTGTATTTTAAATCCACCGAGGGCTGGGGCTTCTTCTTCCTTATTAGATTTTTTGGATGGATTTAAGGCTTCTCGCGTTATTTATTCTAGCTGTAATCCGAGCACCTTGGCAAGAGACCTTGGGATCTTAAAAAATTCCGGGTATAAACTAAAGGAAATCGTTCTTACTGATTTTTTTCCAAGAACCAAACATTTCGAGGTGCTGGTTCTATTAGATCTTTGATTTTTTACTTTTAGAATTCCGATCTGAAATTGGAAAATGGTTATAAGGGGTCAGACTCCGGAGAAACTAAATGCCGATCATAGACGAATACGAACTTCCTTCTAAAAAGTCCGATCCCGGTTCCAAATTCGGCGAGGTGCTGCAAGGGATTTGGTTAGAAGACGAGATCTGTTTTGCGATCGCAGGTGGTGGTTGTAAGGCTTTCTACGGTTTAGGTTTTGGTCACGAGCTGAAAACCTGGGGATTAAAACTCAGACAAGTGTCCGGAGTTTCCGCAGGTGCTGCAATGGTGCTTTCTTTAATTTGCGGAACAGAAGAAGAATCAGTTTCTTTTTTTGAAAGAATTGTCCGTAAGAACCCTCGTAATTTTTATTTCACTCGTTTATTCAACGGAGAGAAGGCATTTCCTCATGAGGATATGTATCGTAGAACGATCCGATTCGGGATGGACTTTGAAAAGATCATTCGCTCCGGTGCAAAAGTTTTTATTCATACGATCAAAGCGTTTCCTAAATCCGATTCCAACAAGAACACATTCAGACTCGCAAGATTGATAGCAGAAACTGGAAAAGCGTTTTTAGAAGATGAAAGAGATCGTAATAAAGGACTTTATACGGAAAGAACATTTCGTGTTTTAAGAAATTGGAATATGAAAGAAATTCTTTTTACGGAAGCAGATTTCCGAGATCCGAGTGTGATTGAACAGATCATTATGAATTCTTCTTCCATTCCTCCTATTGTTTCTTTTCAGAATCTTGGAAAAGAATATTATTTGGATGGAGGACTCACTAATAACTTACTTTTAGAAGCGTTCCCTCCCAACGCAAAAATTATTGGAATACATTATGAGCCAACTACCATAGTTGGAAAAGATCCGCATTTATTAGATCGTTGTTTTTTAGTAACTCCTTCTAAAACTTTGCCGATCACTTCTTTTGATTATACAAATGCGAAAGGTGTAAGAGAAGCTTACGAGATGGGAAAATCAGACGCTTTAAAGAAGAAGGACCAGATCCTAGAGTATCTCAAAAAAGATTGGGTGAAAAAAGCGGAAAAGCTACGTAAGAATTAAGGTTGTACTGTGAATAAAATTCAAAACCCGATCATATCGGTATCTAATGTAACTAAAAAATTCAAAGATGTAACCGCCGTTAGCGATCTCTCTCTTGAAATTAAAAAGGGAGAATTCGTAGGTTTGCTTGGGCCGAACGGTGCCGGTAAAACAACTCTCATTGAAATGTTGGAAGGGATCCAATTTCCGGATTCAGGAAAGATCCAAATTTTAGACACTAGCTGGAAAGAGAGCGAAACATTTTTAAGAAGTAATATTGGTCTCGCTTTGCAAGAAACCAGATTTATGGATAGGGCCACAGTTTGGGAAACTCTGAAATTATTCGGAAGTTTTTATAAGGCTCCCGAATCTCGACTTCATGAAATTTTAGAACTTACCAGACTTACTGAAAAAAATAAATCCTTCGTGAATAGTCTATCAGGAGGCCAAAGACAAAGATTGGCATTGGGTGTTTCTATCATGAACAAACCCGAAATTTTGTTTTTAGATGAGCCGACCACAGGTTTGGACCCTGGAGCCAGAAGAGATATCTGGAAAATTTTAGAAGATCTAAGAGCATACGGAACTACTATGATCCTCACCACTCATTATATGGAAGAAGCGGAAGTTCTCTGCG includes the following:
- a CDS encoding ABC transporter ATP-binding protein is translated as MNKIQNPIISVSNVTKKFKDVTAVSDLSLEIKKGEFVGLLGPNGAGKTTLIEMLEGIQFPDSGKIQILDTSWKESETFLRSNIGLALQETRFMDRATVWETLKLFGSFYKAPESRLHEILELTRLTEKNKSFVNSLSGGQRQRLALGVSIMNKPEILFLDEPTTGLDPGARRDIWKILEDLRAYGTTMILTTHYMEEAEVLCERIIVMDKGRILDQGTLSDLLGKLGGGEIVRFSLENGTDPSGYLPEKGKFKFSWNSDTKEGRINVERITDYLPSMLDSFSKAGIVLKELECHKKTLDDLFLSMTGRGLEE
- a CDS encoding patatin-like phospholipase family protein, which produces MPIIDEYELPSKKSDPGSKFGEVLQGIWLEDEICFAIAGGGCKAFYGLGFGHELKTWGLKLRQVSGVSAGAAMVLSLICGTEEESVSFFERIVRKNPRNFYFTRLFNGEKAFPHEDMYRRTIRFGMDFEKIIRSGAKVFIHTIKAFPKSDSNKNTFRLARLIAETGKAFLEDERDRNKGLYTERTFRVLRNWNMKEILFTEADFRDPSVIEQIIMNSSSIPPIVSFQNLGKEYYLDGGLTNNLLLEAFPPNAKIIGIHYEPTTIVGKDPHLLDRCFLVTPSKTLPITSFDYTNAKGVREAYEMGKSDALKKKDQILEYLKKDWVKKAEKLRKN
- a CDS encoding DUF4870 domain-containing protein, translated to MSDQRFNTREFLEETKRLLEGDEYPNLFAAISYIPFLGWVIPWFFRKKQEICKFHALQAIKLNLGFVFLYLVVWFLREFPILSTILKWIHANPIVTDFISYVAWLALLGYGILGALQAYQGKLFVLPLFPEIENEVRKILSKIRGTQG
- a CDS encoding class I SAM-dependent RNA methyltransferase, which gives rise to MSTEKNRREISGLVVEKWANLGTCISHAENKTVFVKGAVPGETVRIRTDKENSKLIWGTVVSAEKISALRIESDCSAFPECGGCSYRHIPYEEELRIKKSLLNDSFLYVSKLDPSQIPEITILSGPSNSYRNTAQIKIEFKKGKTNAGFYKENSNSLVSFPKEGCKHLPSEMNEYVRKNLGNKKTFSRKGDWRLRYSSGEILEYDKKEVKIGPYLPEKIEWSIPAEGFTQVNRFLLEEWMLKIRSWIPKNCGSVLEFYSGAGLISLAIGHLVSRLSGYELSNSSVQAAEKNAKILGYSHLEFHTLDLNSALPKKLGSFDAQLCILNPPRAGASSSLLDFLDGFKASRVIYSSCNPSTLARDLGILKNSGYKLKEIVLTDFFPRTKHFEVLVLLDL